A portion of the Musa acuminata AAA Group cultivar baxijiao chromosome BXJ1-1, Cavendish_Baxijiao_AAA, whole genome shotgun sequence genome contains these proteins:
- the LOC135587454 gene encoding probable N-acetyltransferase HLS1, with protein MEREASVVVVREYNAANDRAEAEEVERTCELGSSGKMSLHTDLLGDPASRIRHSPTYLMLVAETCGGVKEIVGLVRGCVKVVTCGKKLPRQGGSTKNTCQVATPTYTKVGYLLGLRVSPSHRRKGIGLRLVRQMEGWFREKGAEYAYMATGNDNEASMRLFTERCDYTKFRAPTILVHPVFAHRLPVPRSVTVLRLDHADAEAIYRRCFATTEFFPRDIDAVLRNPLTVATFLAVPAGCNTARQWPGAEAFLAAPPGSWAVASAWDCGGVLRMEVRGASRLRRGAAAATRAADRAMPWLRIPAVPDLFRPFVAWFLYGVGGEGPGAAEMAAAAWREAHNVARGSATVLAAEVAAGDPVLRGIPRWRWLSCAEDVWCVKRLGEEYSDGGVGDWTKSAPGASIFVDPREL; from the exons ATGGAGAGGGAGGCGTCCGTCGTCGTGGTTAGAGAGTACAATGCGGCGAACGATCGGGCAGAGGCGGAGGAGGTCGAACGGACGTGCGAGCTCGGTTCGAGCGGCAAGATGTCGCTCCACACTGACCTCCTCGGCGACCCCGCTTCCCGCATCCGCCACTCTCCCACCTATCTCATGCTC GTGGCGGAGACGTGTGGTGGAGTGAAAGAGATCGTCGGGCTGGTGCGCGGCTGCGTGAAGGTGGTCACATGCGGCAAGAAGCTCCCACGACAAGGAGGGAGCACTAAGAACACTTGTCAGGTGGCGACTCCCACTTACACCAAGGTTGGCTATCTCCTTGGTCTTCGAGTGTCTCCTTCTCATCG GAGGAAGGGAATAGGGTTGAGGCTGGTGAGGCAAATGGAGGGATGGTTCAGGGAGAAGGGGGCGGAGTACGCTTACATGGCCACGGGAAATGACAACGAGGCATCGATGCGTCTCTTCACAGAGCGATGCGACTACACTAAGTTCCGAGCTCCGACCATCCTGGTCCACCCGGTGTTCGCGCACCGTCTCCCGGTTCCCCGCTCCGTCACCGTCCTCCGGCTCGACCACGCTGACGCAGAGGCCATCTATCGCCGCTGCTTCGCCACCACCGAGTTCTTCCCCCGCGACATCGACGCGGTGCTCCGCAACCCACTCACCGTCGCGACCTTCCTCGCGGTCCCGGCGGGTTGCAACACCGCGCGGCAGTGGCCAGGGGCGGAGGCGTTCCTGGCGGCTCCACCGGGATCGTGGGCGGTGGCAAGCGCGTGGGACTGCGGCGGGGTGCTCCGGATGGAGGTGCGGGGGGCGTCGCGGCTGCGGCGGGGGGCGGCGGCAGCGACGCGGGCGGCGGACCGGGCGATGCCGTGGCTGCGGATCCCGGCGGTGCCGGATCTGTTCCGACCGTTCGTGGCGTGGTTCCTGTACGGGGTGGGAGGGGAGGGGCCCGGCGCGGCGGAGATGGCAGCGGCGGCGTGGAGGGAGGCGCACAACGTGGCGCGGGGGTCGGCGACTGTGTTGGCCGCAGAGGTGGCGGCGGGAGACCCGGTACTGCGGGGCATACCGCGCTGGCGGTGGCTGTCGTGCGCGGAGGACGTGTGGTGCGTGAAGCGGCTGGGTGAGGAGTACAGCGACGGCGGGGTCGGCGACTGGACCAAGTCGGCGCCGGGTGCGTCCATATTCGTCGACCCCCGGGAGCTGTAA
- the LOC135677191 gene encoding small ribosomal subunit protein uS14 codes for MGHSNVWNSHPKNYGPGSRVCRVCGNPHGLIRKYGLMCCRQCFRSNAKEIGFIKYR; via the exons ATGGGGCACTCTAACGTCTGGAACTCGCATCCGAAGAACTATGGCCCTGGATCTCGGGTTTG CCGGGTGTGTGGGAACCCCCATGGACTAATTAGGAAGTATGGTCTAATGTGTTGCAGACAGTGCTTCCGCAGCAATGCTAAGGAAATTGGCTTTATTAAG TATCGTTGA